CGGAGAAACAGCAGATGACTCAGGCAAAGTCTCTTCACGAAATTCAGCCGAGCATTCAGGCGGTGACAGAGAACTTTTTTCCTGCACTTCCACTTCTGACTTCACAGTCATATGCTCTAGAACTGGAGTTAAATACTCTGGAATTCCTGCCATCCGAATGCCTTTACAGCCTTCTTTATAGGCACGTTCGATCGAAAGTCCTGCTCCCAAAGCATCGTAAAAACCCACTGCAAATTCCAACGCCGCTTTATCCCCCACCTCCTGATTCATGCCAATCACGTAGGGAACATGCTGGGCGATCGCCTTGGCTTGCACCTCCGAGTAGCATGCGTTCAGTAGGACGCATTCGACTTGGTCCGCATCTTCAAACAGTCCAATTAGTGCATCCGAGGTCAGCAACTCAGCTTGTCCAAGCTCGTTTTCAATCAACAGCCCTGGCTCTCCAGCACCATGTCCCGAAAAGTGGACAATTTGGGGAGCATAGTCTAGCATTGCTCTCCGAACATCTCGACGCCGAGTCGCCCACTGAGGCTTCAAATCGAACCGACTCCGGTTCTTCGAGCCTTTTAGTGCTTCACTCACATCCCGAAATTCTTCATCAAGGCGCAACTTCGCCGAATTCTTAGGGTTTGTTGCCAGGAAGAGAATTGTCCTTTTCTTGCGTGCCGAAGTGCTACTCATAAGGAATCAGACAATTGGGATAGTTGGTGGACAATGCTGCCCGCTTCAGTATTTCCAACAATCTATACGCTTCCAGAAACCCTTGCAGCAAATAACACAATCTGGTTACCTTTTTTAGCAATCCAAGCGTTGTGTCACTGGAACCCTAGAATTGTGTGCTGTTGAGTAGATTTTAGTAGTTCCATTCGATACAGACTTGTATCTTTACACCTACTTTTTCAGGCACTTCTACTATCGTTGGTGATTGCTGCCGCTTTCAGAACTGTTTTCAGGTAAGTTGCAAATTTTCGGTTGGGTTATTTACTACGCAACTGCTTCTCTGGAAAAGTTTCTAGCAGGACTGACAAACTGTACTAGACTTTTTCAACGTTTAATACAGAAGCCACGAATGGTTTTTGACGTTTTCTCGTGCTGAATTCCAAGTCCTTCTCAGTAAGCTCAGAATTATGATTATTACGATCGCAAGTTTCAAGGGTGGTGTAGGCAAGACGACCACAGCCCTACATTTAGCTGAGTATCTGGGTAAGCGCCGGAAGGGCAGCAAAGTCATCTTGTTAGATGGAGACCCTAACCGAAGCGCACTAAGCTGGTATGAGCGTGGTCAGCAGAGGGCAGCATTTACTGTAATGGATGGTGATGAGGAACCATCGGCCTTTGACCATCTGGTTGTTGACACTCCTGCCCGCACTGACCCCACTGAACTTTTACCCCTAGCTTCTGCTAGCGATTTGCTGATCATCCCTTCTGAAATTTCTATATTTTCGTTAGAAGCCACCATTTCTACTGTTAGCACTTTGCGATCGCTGTCTGATGATAAGTACCGCATCCTTTTAACCATGCTGCCGACTCGGGGTCTCAAAAGAGAGGTGAATGCCAGAGAAGCACTTAACGAGGCAGAACTAAAGGTGTTTAATACAGGTATTAAAGCTAGAACTGTGTATCAAGATTCGGCATTAGAAGGTTTGTCAGTTGCAGATTTGCGCGGTGATCCTGCTACTGCTGCATGGAACGACTATCAAGCATTGGGTAAAGAAATCTGGAAGGGTTGGGGAACAAAATGAGCGTCAGCAAGCTGACTGGGGCCTTAGCGATCGCGAAGAGCAGAAGTGTAGAAACACCATCGTCAACTGCCACCCTGTCTTTGGATAGCATCACAGATCGAGTGGATGGCGATACCCGACCA
Above is a genomic segment from Trichocoleus sp. FACHB-46 containing:
- a CDS encoding ParA family protein, translated to MIITIASFKGGVGKTTTALHLAEYLGKRRKGSKVILLDGDPNRSALSWYERGQQRAAFTVMDGDEEPSAFDHLVVDTPARTDPTELLPLASASDLLIIPSEISIFSLEATISTVSTLRSLSDDKYRILLTMLPTRGLKREVNAREALNEAELKVFNTGIKARTVYQDSALEGLSVADLRGDPATAAWNDYQALGKEIWKGWGTK